The proteins below are encoded in one region of Methanoculleus taiwanensis:
- a CDS encoding energy-coupling factor ABC transporter ATP-binding protein, translating to MGTILEIQDARYRYPHGPEALKGVSIRIRQGSKVALVGPNGAGKSTLFQLFNGMIRPDSGSVLFAGTPIEYTAKALRELRRSVGLVFQNPDIQIIAPTVYQDVAFGPVNLGLARDAVDRAVRSALSAVGLAGYERRPPHHLSGGEKKRVAIAGILAMEPDVLVFDEPTSSLDPASSEEIMDLLDELSTGGRTIIISTHDVELAYRWADHVILMEQGMVLARGSPEEVFSDHSLLRAARLKPPWILDLYHELVARSIVEGRAPPKSVLEFTDRIEQHVHGHAPRRGEAEAMGTVYICNADTVSGDELRLLFEEGHVDHIGAMGSRAKEFANRELILLDFTYGVIDKCILKSLIGENSLIITSGGMIEHVHRRISEYSAESGRDLAAVTVPEAGALRPAGRIADCD from the coding sequence ATGGGAACAATTCTGGAGATACAGGACGCACGATACCGGTATCCGCACGGGCCGGAGGCGCTCAAGGGTGTCAGTATCCGCATCAGGCAGGGCTCGAAAGTCGCTCTCGTCGGCCCGAACGGGGCCGGCAAATCGACACTCTTCCAGCTCTTCAACGGGATGATCAGGCCGGACAGCGGGAGCGTCCTCTTTGCCGGGACACCGATCGAATATACGGCGAAAGCGCTCCGGGAACTCCGAAGAAGCGTCGGCCTCGTCTTCCAGAACCCCGACATCCAGATCATCGCCCCTACCGTATACCAGGACGTTGCCTTCGGCCCGGTAAATCTCGGCCTTGCCCGGGACGCCGTAGACCGTGCCGTCCGGAGTGCGCTCTCCGCCGTCGGGCTCGCCGGCTACGAGAGGAGGCCGCCCCACCACCTCTCCGGAGGCGAGAAGAAACGGGTCGCGATCGCAGGCATTCTCGCCATGGAGCCCGACGTGCTGGTCTTTGACGAACCGACGAGTTCCCTCGACCCTGCGAGTTCCGAGGAGATCATGGACCTCCTCGACGAACTTTCCACAGGCGGCAGGACGATCATCATCTCGACCCACGACGTCGAACTCGCCTACCGCTGGGCGGATCACGTCATCCTGATGGAGCAGGGCATGGTTCTTGCGCGGGGCTCGCCCGAAGAGGTCTTCTCCGATCATTCGCTCCTGCGGGCGGCACGCCTCAAACCCCCCTGGATCCTCGACCTCTACCACGAGCTCGTGGCGAGGAGCATCGTCGAGGGGCGTGCCCCGCCGAAGAGTGTCCTCGAGTTCACCGACCGTATCGAGCAGCACGTCCACGGCCATGCCCCTCGCCGGGGTGAGGCGGAGGCGATGGGGACGGTTTACATCTGCAACGCCGACACCGTCAGCGGCGACGAACTCCGCCTCCTCTTCGAGGAGGGACATGTCGACCACATCGGGGCGATGGGCAGCAGGGCGAAAGAGTTTGCAAACCGGGAACTCATCCTCCTTGATTTCACCTACGGCGTCATCGACAAGTGCATCTTAAAGAGTCTCATCGGCGAGAACTCCCTGATCATCACGTCCGGCGGCATGATCGAGCATGTACACCGGCGGATAAGCGAGTACAGTGCCGAGAGCGGAAGAGATCTCGCCGCCGTCACCGTTCCAGAGGCTGGAGCCCTCCGTCCCGCCGGCCGCATCGCAGACTGTGACTGA
- the cbiQ gene encoding cobalt ECF transporter T component CbiQ: MHRLLEDFAQENGLRDVNPSLKILLGLGSILLCVSSPGPATPLLIAASLSAVTIGLARIPLRCYARLLMVPASFAVMSIAVILFLTGGGAVLVEIPLPGFALTVTTGGANLSLLLAARVLGGMCSLFFISLTTPMTDIFTVMQRLRFPTVFIDLAMLTYRFIFVLIDEAGQIYRSQRMRLGYGTFAESIRSFGMLAGALFLRTWESGEDLMRAMDARCYDGRFGLPDEAPPVSPASALGVVLYLACVAGVSWTTATITLC, encoded by the coding sequence ATGCACCGACTGCTCGAAGACTTTGCCCAGGAGAACGGGCTGCGGGACGTCAACCCGTCCTTAAAGATACTCCTCGGCCTCGGCAGCATTCTCCTCTGCGTATCGTCCCCGGGGCCTGCGACCCCCCTGCTCATTGCAGCCTCCCTCTCGGCGGTGACGATCGGGCTCGCCCGCATACCGCTCCGATGCTACGCCCGTCTGCTCATGGTTCCGGCCTCGTTCGCGGTGATGAGCATCGCCGTCATCCTCTTTCTCACCGGCGGTGGAGCGGTGCTGGTCGAGATTCCCCTGCCAGGCTTCGCACTCACCGTCACCACCGGCGGAGCGAACTTATCGCTCCTCCTCGCGGCCCGGGTACTCGGCGGCATGTGCTCTCTCTTCTTCATATCGCTCACGACGCCGATGACGGATATCTTTACGGTCATGCAGCGGCTCCGGTTTCCGACCGTTTTCATCGACCTTGCCATGCTCACCTACCGGTTCATCTTCGTGCTGATCGATGAGGCCGGCCAGATCTATCGGTCGCAGCGGATGCGTCTCGGCTACGGAACCTTCGCCGAGTCTATCCGGTCGTTCGGGATGCTCGCGGGAGCGCTCTTCCTGCGGACATGGGAGAGCGGCGAAGACCTGATGCGGGCCATGGACGCCCGGTGCTACGACGGCAGGTTCGGGCTTCCCGATGAGGCGCCCCCCGTCTCCCCTGCCTCGGCTCTCGGGGTCGTTTTGTACCTGGCGTGCGTCGCAGGCGTCTCCTGGACGACCGCGACTATCACACTCTGCTAA
- a CDS encoding energy-coupling factor ABC transporter substrate-binding protein, with protein sequence MKYTLEIAVAAIIIIFAAVFLVQNAAIQANLGEGEEAWGGADGGAAELIESSGYEPWTKPLWEPPSGEIESLFFSLQAAIGAIIIGYFFGYWRGSRKTA encoded by the coding sequence GTGAAGTACACGCTTGAGATCGCCGTAGCGGCAATCATCATCATCTTCGCCGCAGTCTTCCTGGTTCAGAATGCAGCCATCCAGGCAAACCTCGGCGAGGGAGAAGAGGCATGGGGAGGAGCAGACGGAGGCGCCGCCGAGCTCATCGAGTCTTCGGGCTACGAACCATGGACGAAACCCCTCTGGGAGCCCCCGAGCGGTGAGATAGAGTCGCTCTTCTTCTCTCTGCAGGCCGCCATCGGCGCGATCATCATCGGCTACTTCTTCGGCTACTGGCGCGGCAGCAGAAAAACCGCGTAA
- a CDS encoding energy-coupling factor ABC transporter permease: protein MHIMEGFLPSPWWEIWFAVSIPFILIGLYQMNRLVKENRETLPLLAVAGAFVFVLSSLKLPSVTGSCSHPTGTGLGAILFGPFIASVLGLIVLIYQALFLAHGGLTTLGANVFSMGIAGPVVAYLIYKAGTKAGINTYVTVFLAAALADLFTYVVTSVQLALAFPGEAGFFTAFQAFAAIFAVTQVPLAIVEGAVIALVFKYIVQLKPEILTKLNLLSEKTIRTLQEAAA, encoded by the coding sequence ATGCATATAATGGAAGGATTCTTGCCGAGCCCGTGGTGGGAGATATGGTTTGCCGTATCCATCCCGTTCATCCTCATCGGGCTCTACCAGATGAACAGACTCGTGAAAGAGAACCGTGAAACCCTGCCGCTTCTCGCGGTTGCCGGAGCATTCGTCTTCGTCCTCTCATCGCTCAAGCTGCCGTCGGTAACCGGGAGCTGCTCTCACCCCACCGGGACGGGCCTTGGCGCCATTCTCTTCGGCCCGTTCATCGCATCGGTTCTCGGGCTAATCGTCCTCATCTACCAGGCGCTCTTCCTCGCGCACGGTGGGCTTACGACCCTCGGGGCGAACGTCTTCTCGATGGGAATCGCGGGCCCGGTCGTCGCCTACCTCATCTATAAAGCCGGGACGAAAGCCGGGATCAACACCTACGTCACGGTATTCCTCGCCGCCGCGCTCGCCGACCTCTTCACCTACGTCGTCACCTCCGTCCAGCTCGCACTCGCCTTCCCCGGAGAGGCAGGATTCTTCACGGCATTCCAGGCGTTCGCCGCGATCTTCGCCGTCACCCAGGTGCCGCTCGCCATCGTCGAAGGCGCCGTCATCGCCCTCGTCTTCAAGTACATCGTCCAGCTCAAACCCGAGATACTCACAAAGCTCAACCTTCTCTCCGAGAAGACCATCCGGACACTGCAGGAGGCGGCAGCGTGA
- a CDS encoding cobyrinate a,c-diamide synthase, with protein MTTEIPRIVIAGTHSGCGKTTLASGLMAALTARGRVVQPFKVGPDFIDPTHHTAICGRPSRNLDPYMMGREGVRATFAAACRGADIAVIEGVMGLYDGLDGTDEASTADVAKILAAPVILTVDVKGMSRSAHALVGGFAGFDPALHLAGAVFNRVGSPRHRTLIEHGLPLPGLGWLPKRDDLAVASRHLGLAMAIETASMAAFGEVVESACDLDRIEEIAKRAPPLPALQTQSGGAVEPEATIGVARDEAFCFYYRDNLERLTAAGATLRFFSPMMDRLPEVDALYLGGGYPELHAAALSASRCREDVKHAVDDGMPVYAECGGLVYLTERIEGEGRYPMAGVLPARAEMTGRIQGLGYVEARVAPAGTPFFPAGTVFRGHEFHYSRLDCDPDARFLLSLSRGKGIGDGRDGLCEQNAVGQYTHAYFADTYAKALVGAAVEYRRT; from the coding sequence GTGACAACCGAGATTCCCCGGATCGTGATAGCAGGAACCCACAGCGGGTGCGGGAAGACGACCCTCGCAAGCGGCCTTATGGCGGCGCTGACGGCCCGAGGCCGCGTGGTGCAGCCGTTCAAGGTTGGACCCGACTTCATCGATCCGACACACCACACCGCCATCTGCGGCAGACCCTCGCGCAACCTCGACCCCTATATGATGGGGAGAGAGGGTGTCCGTGCGACGTTCGCCGCTGCGTGCCGGGGCGCAGATATCGCCGTGATCGAAGGCGTGATGGGGCTCTACGACGGGCTCGACGGTACCGACGAAGCGAGCACGGCGGACGTCGCGAAGATTCTCGCCGCACCGGTCATCCTCACCGTGGATGTGAAGGGGATGAGCAGGAGCGCCCACGCACTGGTGGGTGGGTTCGCCGGATTCGACCCTGCCCTGCATCTCGCCGGCGCCGTCTTCAACCGGGTGGGAAGCCCGCGCCACCGCACCCTGATCGAGCACGGCCTTCCCCTGCCCGGTCTCGGGTGGCTGCCGAAGCGCGACGACCTCGCCGTTGCGAGCAGGCACCTCGGCCTCGCCATGGCGATCGAGACGGCATCGATGGCGGCGTTCGGTGAGGTTGTCGAGTCGGCCTGCGACCTCGACCGGATTGAGGAGATTGCAAAAAGAGCACCGCCCCTCCCCGCCCTGCAGACGCAATCGGGTGGTGCGGTGGAGCCGGAGGCGACCATCGGTGTCGCCCGTGATGAGGCATTCTGCTTCTATTACCGGGACAACCTCGAACGGCTTACCGCCGCAGGAGCGACTCTCCGCTTCTTCTCGCCGATGATGGATCGCCTCCCCGAGGTCGACGCCCTGTACCTCGGCGGCGGCTATCCCGAACTCCACGCCGCTGCTCTCTCGGCGTCCCGGTGCAGGGAGGATGTGAAACATGCCGTGGACGACGGGATGCCGGTCTACGCCGAGTGCGGCGGCCTTGTCTACCTGACGGAAAGGATCGAGGGCGAGGGAAGGTACCCGATGGCGGGAGTCCTCCCGGCCCGGGCGGAGATGACCGGCCGGATCCAGGGGCTCGGGTACGTGGAGGCGCGGGTTGCACCTGCCGGGACACCGTTCTTTCCTGCCGGGACGGTCTTCCGGGGGCACGAGTTCCATTACTCGCGCCTCGACTGCGACCCGGACGCCCGATTTCTGCTTTCGCTCTCCCGGGGGAAAGGGATCGGGGACGGCCGTGACGGCCTCTGCGAACAGAACGCCGTCGGCCAGTATACCCACGCCTACTTCGCGGATACGTATGCAAAAGCCCTCGTCGGTGCAGCGGTGGAATATCGCCGGACGTGA